The following proteins come from a genomic window of Mycobacterium sp. DL:
- a CDS encoding UvrD-helicase domain-containing protein, protein MIAAGSDNPRVFLEAAPGSGKTTVAANRFGVRRYRISRTPSRTFDGRAVIAVSFTRSATRELRARVRTTWGTSDLPWPHRITTLDALIYELVRSLLGSGLIAWPGGHTALTVHDTWKVLVEHEWTRSVAQVYLFEGKVSVRTTYDESGMRPVVSAFEDAIALGLCTHDDVRRVLDFALKRPEIWSALRDHVANTIRALIVDEVFDANELDIAVIELATGAGVDVTLIGDPWQALYGFRGARPDLVPGVLQKADFRTLKLTKSFRWRTEKQRELAETLRSGSPVELGTITATELIDLPTDVVLAPLWDQLWSAATTVLPIAWGSAKGNIVEAATTVLLNQCTTVLFATKATYLNDALSTLGVDDTILKPLEPGLTGVLELVEAAEGKNHWRDAYDAMVGVLGGVCSVGFPKVHANYLARLKLLQPRLRSEGNVVPGMTIHQAKGREWDNVACRFTDSEVAALAGGLTSANEKHRQLYVACTRARFSTRRLIVTG, encoded by the coding sequence ATGATCGCGGCTGGGAGCGACAACCCAAGGGTATTCCTTGAGGCCGCGCCGGGCTCAGGCAAAACTACCGTCGCAGCCAACCGTTTCGGGGTGCGCCGCTACCGCATTTCACGTACGCCCTCACGCACATTCGATGGTCGAGCGGTCATTGCCGTCAGCTTCACGCGGTCGGCCACGCGTGAGCTTCGAGCAAGGGTGCGAACTACGTGGGGCACTAGCGATCTCCCTTGGCCGCATCGCATAACGACATTGGATGCCTTGATCTATGAGTTGGTGCGCAGCCTCCTCGGTTCGGGTTTGATCGCATGGCCCGGCGGCCACACCGCCCTCACGGTTCACGACACGTGGAAAGTTCTCGTCGAGCATGAATGGACCCGCTCCGTCGCGCAGGTGTATCTATTCGAAGGAAAAGTGTCGGTCCGCACGACCTACGACGAGTCGGGTATGCGTCCGGTCGTGTCAGCGTTCGAGGACGCCATTGCACTTGGGCTCTGTACCCATGACGATGTGCGTCGAGTGCTCGACTTTGCGCTAAAGCGGCCGGAAATATGGTCTGCCCTGAGGGATCACGTTGCGAACACCATCAGGGCTTTGATCGTTGACGAGGTGTTCGACGCCAACGAACTCGACATCGCTGTAATCGAATTGGCCACGGGGGCGGGGGTCGATGTGACCCTCATCGGTGATCCGTGGCAAGCACTTTATGGCTTTCGGGGCGCGCGCCCAGATCTAGTCCCTGGCGTACTGCAAAAGGCCGATTTTCGGACACTGAAACTGACGAAGTCTTTCCGCTGGCGTACCGAGAAACAACGTGAGTTGGCGGAAACTTTGAGATCGGGCAGCCCGGTTGAACTTGGAACTATCACGGCGACGGAGCTGATCGATCTGCCGACTGATGTTGTGCTGGCTCCTCTGTGGGATCAACTTTGGTCAGCAGCAACGACGGTGCTACCGATAGCTTGGGGCTCGGCCAAAGGCAATATTGTCGAGGCCGCAACTACTGTTTTGTTAAACCAGTGCACGACAGTGCTTTTCGCAACGAAGGCGACTTACCTGAATGATGCTCTGTCGACGCTTGGTGTTGACGACACCATTCTCAAACCCCTTGAGCCAGGCTTGACCGGCGTTCTTGAACTAGTGGAGGCCGCGGAGGGAAAGAATCACTGGCGTGATGCCTACGACGCGATGGTGGGAGTGCTCGGCGGGGTTTGCTCGGTGGGTTTTCCTAAGGTGCACGCGAATTATCTCGCGCGCCTGAAACTCCTACAGCCACGGTTGCGGTCTGAAGGTAATGTCGTTCCTGGCATGACAATCCACCAAGCCAAGGGGCGAGAGTGGGATAACGTTGCGTGCAGGTTCACCGACTCAGAAGTGGCGGCACTTGCCGGAGGTCTGACAAGCGCCAACGAGAAGCATCGGCAGTTGTATGTTGCGTGTACGCGCGCGCGGTTCTCCACTCGACGCCTCATCGTCACTGGATAG
- a CDS encoding site-specific integrase: protein MKGAVYQRGRTWTYRFRAPERDSSTGEYPTISKGGFPTEKEAWKACRDAMRDADQGRVVRPSTRTVAQFFAEWFVAVEASMDATTWQNWKDYAKSYVVPHIGAEKLQQLDEPQLLKLYAKLLAEGRIKQDRNYEMYRYWLSHLIDGESPAPREVANACGTTIHAARAAVRRYKAGIVPGRVNPGLAPKTVRNIHAMIHRALVDAVAWKYKAHNPAANVRPPKRSRARRTVWNPEHIQKFLRAVSHDRFAALFLLELTTGIRRGQICGLRWHDVDLDAREITVHDNRVVVGGHARDKAGGKTRNADQTIAIDRTTAAALDKWREFQNEERAFFGTDYHPGNYVFTFQDGRPPHPDSIRQRFDRLAAAAGLERITFHDLRHSYATAALKAGVSPKIVSERIGHADVGFFLQTYAHVLKNDDREAAEQAAAFLIGEGYGS, encoded by the coding sequence GTGAAGGGAGCCGTCTATCAGCGTGGGCGGACATGGACATACCGTTTCCGAGCGCCTGAAAGAGATTCGTCCACCGGCGAATATCCCACGATCTCGAAGGGCGGATTTCCGACTGAGAAGGAAGCATGGAAGGCGTGTCGCGATGCCATGCGGGATGCCGATCAGGGTCGCGTGGTCCGACCCTCTACCCGCACGGTTGCTCAATTCTTCGCGGAATGGTTCGTCGCCGTTGAGGCATCAATGGATGCCACAACGTGGCAGAACTGGAAGGACTACGCCAAGAGCTACGTTGTGCCGCACATCGGGGCAGAAAAGCTCCAGCAGCTCGATGAGCCACAACTGCTGAAGCTGTATGCCAAGCTTCTTGCCGAAGGTCGGATCAAGCAAGACCGAAACTACGAGATGTATCGCTATTGGCTAAGCCATCTGATCGACGGAGAGTCGCCGGCGCCCCGTGAAGTCGCTAACGCTTGTGGCACAACGATCCACGCCGCTCGTGCCGCTGTCCGCCGGTACAAAGCAGGAATCGTACCGGGAAGGGTGAATCCCGGGCTAGCACCGAAGACCGTTCGAAACATTCACGCCATGATCCACCGTGCGTTGGTCGATGCCGTCGCGTGGAAGTACAAGGCTCACAATCCAGCAGCGAACGTGAGGCCGCCGAAACGTTCCCGGGCTCGCCGCACCGTATGGAACCCGGAGCACATTCAGAAGTTTCTGCGGGCGGTAAGTCACGACCGCTTCGCCGCGCTGTTTCTTCTGGAACTCACCACCGGAATACGTCGTGGCCAGATCTGTGGCCTCAGGTGGCACGACGTCGACCTAGACGCTCGCGAAATCACGGTGCACGACAATCGAGTGGTCGTTGGTGGGCATGCGCGAGATAAGGCTGGCGGCAAGACGCGCAACGCAGATCAAACCATCGCGATTGATCGAACTACCGCTGCGGCACTTGACAAGTGGCGTGAGTTCCAGAACGAAGAACGGGCATTCTTCGGGACGGACTATCACCCCGGGAACTACGTCTTTACGTTCCAGGACGGCCGACCACCGCACCCCGATTCCATCCGACAACGGTTCGACCGCCTGGCGGCTGCTGCCGGCCTTGAGCGCATCACCTTTCACGATCTTCGGCACTCATACGCGACCGCTGCGCTGAAGGCTGGCGTCAGTCCCAAGATTGTGAGCGAGCGCATCGGGCACGCAGACGTCGGGTTCTTCCTGCAGACCTATGCCCATGTGCTCAAGAACGACGACAGAGAGGCTGCTGAGCAGGCCGCGGCGTTCTTGATTGGTGAGGGATACGGCTCTTAG
- a CDS encoding helix-turn-helix domain-containing protein produces MESNVFDHLPLLLAVPRAASILGISRAAAYRLAASGELPVRRLGGRVYIVTAELRELIAS; encoded by the coding sequence GTGGAGTCAAACGTATTTGATCATCTGCCGCTGCTCCTCGCAGTACCCCGCGCAGCCAGCATTCTGGGAATTAGCCGCGCTGCTGCTTACCGGCTTGCTGCTTCTGGCGAGCTTCCAGTGCGCAGGCTGGGAGGACGCGTCTACATCGTCACTGCCGAGCTGCGTGAGTTGATCGCCTCGTGA
- a CDS encoding helix-turn-helix domain-containing protein: protein MSWKALNWAISIEVSTPIERLILVLLANRADESLSCYPSLGTLVSESRAARSTVLKALSKLEEAGLVVRVAQYHKSGARRPSHYNLNLPDATHSRPSLDVGLPQSANATGPVQSPDREGSPPGPPEVQFTDPLNPSREPPSEPSSASVLESLPTPWRISSSEARRLSPAIEEAFAAGWTSQTLLAHLSSRPKGVRNPAAVLASRLSELPAPPTFSIRRKTPWCGECEDPSSRTITVTQSDGTEAAEFCPRCSPQKLSVSTDNSTTGEGR from the coding sequence ATGAGCTGGAAAGCACTCAACTGGGCAATAAGTATCGAGGTCTCGACTCCGATCGAGCGTCTTATCCTCGTGCTGCTAGCGAACCGCGCAGACGAGAGCCTCTCCTGCTACCCGTCCCTCGGTACGCTCGTGTCGGAATCTCGTGCTGCGCGAAGCACGGTCCTAAAGGCGCTCAGCAAGCTGGAAGAGGCCGGGCTCGTAGTACGAGTTGCCCAGTACCACAAATCCGGAGCCAGACGCCCAAGTCATTACAATCTCAACCTTCCGGATGCGACGCACTCCCGCCCCAGTCTTGATGTCGGACTCCCACAGTCCGCCAACGCGACGGGGCCCGTCCAATCTCCAGACCGGGAAGGTTCACCTCCCGGACCGCCGGAGGTCCAATTCACGGACCCCTTGAACCCTTCAAGAGAACCACCATCCGAACCATCATCGGCCTCCGTGCTGGAGTCTCTTCCCACGCCGTGGCGAATTAGCAGCAGCGAAGCGAGAAGACTGTCACCGGCAATTGAGGAGGCATTTGCGGCGGGCTGGACGTCGCAAACCCTGTTGGCCCACCTTTCATCACGGCCTAAGGGAGTCCGTAATCCGGCTGCCGTTCTCGCGTCGCGTCTATCCGAGCTGCCAGCTCCACCGACCTTTTCCATACGGCGAAAGACTCCGTGGTGCGGCGAGTGCGAAGACCCCTCGTCGCGCACGATCACAGTCACACAGTCGGACGGCACAGAAGCAGCGGAGTTCTGCCCGCGATGCAGCCCTCAGAAACTGTCAGTGTCTACCGACAATTCGACCACGGGCGAGGGGAGGTGA
- a CDS encoding sigma-70 family RNA polymerase sigma factor: protein MTTMSDDTTTDSSDGDDDPRRDVLLNSSEDLAGPDRYPRMWNMSAGLAFFQAVIRPDTPDRPEYVSVPMPSSTTTDLETRGARIFAVARWNALWEAAQFRRRFFHDDTDADTDDYAKLPPDLARIADLGDNNIVFIPRTQTRYYDYAPLFHLLPRATLDRYGLPMLTGGQWPFWTELTNPDPYLPADFSQRLSRAWEAAIWRHLMPGSPQMAFTKDDPIRILAHNLDFWVPAVTEAMEDEMRTWPIIDTDGPVGPLRLSNGEILEGVTAGGPRVGSDLWAGEEEAAEFVERTVDAADKTGRLRDILDAVRSHRVHDDFSDRWSHAKEDFDRTLNHKRSKVTVTFVEVDHTTPVHGPETEVVGQLACSDFLTLLNPRDREVVVVLRSGVTSLTDVGKILGYSSHSAVSKRLARIRDQAASFFDET, encoded by the coding sequence ATGACCACCATGTCTGACGACACCACCACCGACTCTAGCGACGGCGACGACGACCCTCGCCGGGACGTCCTTCTCAACTCCAGTGAGGATCTGGCCGGCCCAGATCGCTATCCGCGCATGTGGAACATGTCTGCAGGGCTGGCGTTCTTCCAGGCGGTCATCAGGCCCGATACCCCGGATCGCCCGGAATACGTCAGCGTCCCCATGCCGAGCAGCACCACCACCGACCTCGAAACCCGTGGGGCCAGGATCTTCGCGGTGGCTCGGTGGAATGCGTTGTGGGAGGCCGCCCAGTTTCGGCGCCGCTTCTTTCACGACGACACCGACGCTGACACCGACGACTATGCGAAATTGCCTCCCGACCTGGCCCGCATCGCCGATCTCGGTGACAACAACATCGTGTTCATCCCCCGCACGCAGACCCGCTATTACGACTACGCACCCCTGTTTCACCTGCTCCCTCGCGCCACGTTGGACCGGTACGGCCTGCCGATGCTCACTGGTGGCCAATGGCCCTTCTGGACGGAACTGACCAACCCGGACCCCTACCTGCCCGCGGACTTCAGTCAGCGGCTGTCGCGGGCCTGGGAGGCCGCGATCTGGCGTCACCTCATGCCCGGATCACCCCAGATGGCCTTCACTAAGGACGACCCGATCCGCATCCTGGCGCACAACCTCGACTTCTGGGTTCCCGCGGTCACCGAGGCCATGGAAGACGAGATGCGGACCTGGCCGATTATCGACACCGATGGCCCTGTTGGCCCGCTAAGGCTGAGCAACGGCGAGATTCTCGAAGGCGTCACCGCCGGCGGCCCCCGAGTGGGTTCTGACCTGTGGGCCGGGGAAGAGGAAGCCGCTGAGTTCGTCGAGCGCACCGTCGACGCCGCCGACAAGACCGGCCGGCTGCGCGACATTCTCGACGCCGTGCGGTCCCACCGGGTCCACGACGACTTTTCCGACCGGTGGTCACACGCCAAGGAAGACTTCGACCGGACGCTCAACCATAAGCGCTCTAAGGTCACCGTCACCTTCGTCGAAGTCGATCACACCACCCCAGTTCACGGACCCGAAACCGAAGTCGTCGGCCAGCTTGCATGCAGCGACTTCCTGACTCTGCTCAACCCCCGCGACCGCGAAGTGGTGGTCGTCCTACGCAGCGGAGTCACCTCCCTCACCGACGTCGGCAAGATCCTCGGCTACAGCAGTCACAGCGCCGTATCGAAGCGGCTCGCGCGCATTCGCGACCAAGCCGCTAGCTTCTTCGACGAGACCTGA
- a CDS encoding helix-turn-helix transcriptional regulator: MSDRSGVLRTVMHETGTTQSELSRFSGVHQPSISQFLSGKVELSDEQLDRLLSCMGYRLEITRQPISPELTRSERRSWMLHRELAKHLTRSALTQQQLSIERNLRRLRSNVTGEPHMRHLDRWQSLLSDGDIPSIRRVLTGLSRDCIEMREVSPMGGLLSDEQRIRVLRSVS, translated from the coding sequence ATGAGTGATCGTAGCGGCGTCCTGCGGACGGTGATGCACGAAACGGGCACCACTCAGTCTGAGTTGTCCCGGTTCAGCGGCGTACATCAGCCAAGCATCAGCCAGTTCCTCTCCGGCAAAGTTGAACTCAGCGATGAGCAACTCGACCGGCTGCTGTCCTGCATGGGCTATCGCCTCGAAATCACCCGCCAACCAATTAGTCCCGAGTTGACGCGTTCAGAACGCCGGTCGTGGATGCTTCACCGCGAGCTGGCTAAACACCTCACACGTTCCGCCCTCACACAACAACAACTCTCGATCGAACGGAACCTACGACGATTACGGTCCAACGTCACCGGTGAGCCTCACATGCGTCACCTCGACCGCTGGCAGTCCCTACTGAGCGACGGCGATATACCCAGTATTCGTCGTGTCTTGACTGGCCTCAGCCGTGACTGCATCGAGATGCGCGAAGTCTCACCGATGGGTGGACTCCTTTCCGATGAGCAGCGCATCCGCGTGTTGCGCTCGGTCAGCTGA
- a CDS encoding helix-turn-helix domain-containing protein has product MVAAQALDQAGTSRAQIARTLGISRSSVYRSLGGAPALVKGGEDFTITAAATHSLAPRPAIPTQDGPDAGTLPERMCFEERH; this is encoded by the coding sequence ATCGTCGCCGCCCAGGCCCTCGACCAGGCCGGCACCTCCCGCGCCCAGATCGCCCGCACCCTCGGCATCTCTCGATCCAGCGTCTATCGCAGCCTCGGTGGCGCGCCAGCACTGGTCAAGGGCGGCGAGGACTTCACCATCACCGCGGCGGCAACCCACAGCCTGGCGCCCCGGCCAGCAATTCCGACGCAGGACGGCCCAGATGCCGGCACGTTGCCTGAGCGAATGTGCTTCGAGGAAAGGCACTAA
- a CDS encoding YfbU family protein, with amino-acid sequence MAVLNIRVDDQVRDQLKDMADEEGITVSEYVRNLVMAAIVPGYEPEEDEDQGDLPAPTTMRIADRQVLSLLHRILAHVVPEDDSEIDPRSHLKSARVIESGFTTEYWREVAGFRTELSKRDCERVLDILDMFRMITFSIKELEKEGTPVSEELSHELEFEGFDGNHRLESRMASYVEFLMGDGKWPELRPQLDRNDGGNSHSPVLDEYTRMLAEHRRIKANRDRGYHRKAYLLSLEELEQIAAARVHPSRRG; translated from the coding sequence ATGGCCGTCTTGAACATCCGAGTAGACGACCAGGTCCGCGATCAGCTCAAGGACATGGCCGACGAAGAGGGGATCACCGTCAGTGAATACGTCCGCAACCTGGTCATGGCGGCAATCGTCCCCGGGTACGAGCCAGAAGAAGACGAAGACCAAGGCGACCTACCGGCACCAACGACCATGCGCATCGCCGACCGACAGGTGCTCTCGCTACTCCACCGGATCCTCGCGCACGTGGTGCCCGAAGACGACAGCGAGATCGACCCGCGTTCCCACCTGAAGAGTGCACGGGTCATTGAGTCGGGCTTCACCACGGAATATTGGCGGGAGGTCGCCGGCTTCCGCACCGAGCTGTCCAAGCGCGACTGCGAGCGCGTACTGGACATCCTCGACATGTTCCGCATGATCACGTTCAGCATCAAAGAGCTGGAAAAAGAGGGGACTCCCGTCAGCGAGGAGCTGAGTCACGAGCTGGAGTTCGAGGGCTTCGACGGCAACCACAGGCTCGAAAGCCGCATGGCCAGCTACGTCGAGTTCCTGATGGGCGACGGCAAGTGGCCCGAACTACGGCCGCAACTCGACCGCAACGATGGCGGAAATTCGCACTCCCCGGTGCTAGACGAGTACACGCGGATGCTCGCCGAGCACCGCCGCATCAAGGCCAACCGCGACCGCGGGTACCACCGAAAGGCCTACCTGCTGTCCCTGGAAGAGCTGGAGCAGATCGCCGCGGCTCGGGTCCACCCGTCACGCCGCGGGTAG
- a CDS encoding metalloregulator ArsR/SmtB family transcription factor produces MSNQEAVAVDACCVTPPLLREPLTEPAAAEMAKKLKALADPVRLRLFSAIASHSGGEACVCDVSGGIDVSQPTVSHHLKVLRAAGLLTSERRASWVYYAVVPEALREIAALLDLHTAALTGATA; encoded by the coding sequence ATGTCGAATCAAGAGGCCGTGGCGGTCGATGCGTGTTGCGTCACGCCGCCCCTGCTGCGTGAGCCACTGACGGAGCCTGCGGCTGCCGAGATGGCCAAGAAGTTGAAGGCGCTGGCGGATCCGGTGCGGCTGCGGCTGTTCAGTGCGATCGCCAGTCATTCCGGTGGTGAGGCGTGCGTGTGTGACGTCTCGGGTGGCATCGACGTTTCGCAGCCCACGGTGTCGCATCACCTCAAGGTGCTGCGTGCCGCTGGTTTGCTGACCTCGGAGCGTCGGGCGTCGTGGGTGTACTACGCGGTGGTTCCGGAGGCGCTGCGCGAGATAGCGGCGCTGCTGGATCTCCACACCGCAGCACTGACAGGAGCAACGGCATGA